From a single Nicotiana tabacum cultivar K326 chromosome 8, ASM71507v2, whole genome shotgun sequence genomic region:
- the LOC107785414 gene encoding GDSL lipase-like isoform X1 yields the protein MYFHFNAIINQTHLQAIGRSETCSSTLMALSSSLFHYCGLCIFVLIACFTSPIVSIGSHEKSQAALFVFGDSVFDPGNNNYINTITDFQANFRPYGESFFKHPTGRFSDGRLIPDFIAEYAKLPLIPSYFQIGKQHFVHGVNFASGGSGVLVETLRGFVIDLKTQLKHFKKVAKLLKKKVGATESKRIISSAVYILSTGNNDFLIPVLANSPIPYPEREYLQMIMGNLTSVLKGIYKKGGRKFVMFTAAPLGCVPIIRALNVQKGVKNGNCIEEEITNSAKMYNSALPKMLKQLEKQLPGFKFTIFNFFNVFAESIDNPTKYGFKTSKTACCGSGPFRGIFSCGGKRHVKEYELCKNVKDYLFFDSVHPTELAYEQYAELLWNGTTDVVAPYNLKSFFELST from the exons ATGTATTTCCATTTCAATGCAATTATAAACCAAACTCATCTCCAAGCTATTGGTCGTTCAGAAACTTGTTCAAGTACTCTAATGGCTTTGAGCTCAAGCTTGTTTCACTACTGCGGGCTCTGCATCTTTGTTTTGATTGCTTGTTTTACTAGCCCAATTGTCTCTATTGGCAGTCATGAAAAATCTCAAGCTGCCCTCTTCGTGTTTGGTGATTCAGTGTTCGATCCTGGGAATAATAACTACATCAATACCATTACTGACTTCCAAGCAAATTTTCGGCCATATGGAGAATCATTCTTCAAGCACCCTACTGGAAGGTTCTCTGATGGACGTCTCATTCCTGATTTTATCG CTGAATATGCTAAATTGCCATTGATTCCATCATATTTCCAAATTGGCAAGCAACATTTTGTTCATGGGGTAAACTTTGCATCAGGCGGTTCTGGTGTTTTGGTCGAAACCCTACGTGGCTTT GTAATAGATCTTAAAACACAGTTGAAACATTTTAAAAAAGTGGCAAAATTGTTGAAGAAGAAGGTCGGGGCAACAGAGTCCAAACGAATCATCTCCAGTGCTGTATATATACTTAGCACTGGCAATAATGATTTTTTGATTCCTGTTTTAGCAAATTCGCCTATTCCATATCCTGAGAGGGAATATCTACAGATGATTATGGGCAATTTGACATCTGTTTTGAAG GGAATTTACAAGAAAGGAGGGAGAAAATTTGTCATGTTTACTGCGGCTCCCTTAGGTTGTGTCCCTATAATTAGGGCGCTTAATGTTCAAAAGGGAGTTAAGAATGGCAATTGCATAGAGGAGGAGATCACAAACTCGGCGAAAATGTATAATTCAGCTCTCCCAAAAATGCTCAAACAACTGGAGAAGCAATTGCCTGGATTTAAGTTTACAATATTCAACTTCTTCAATGTATTTGCTGAAAGCATTGATAATCCGACAAAATATG GTTTTAAGACATCAAAGACGGCTTGTTGTGGGTCGGGTCCATTTCGAGGGATTTTTAGTTGTGGAGGCAAGAGGCACGTAAAAGAGTACGAGTTATGTAAGAACGTGAAAGATTACTTGTTTTTCGATTCTGTTCACCCGACTGAGCTGGCCTACGAACAATACGCTGAATTACTGTGGAACGGAACAACAGATGTCGTTGCACCTTACAATCTAAAATCCTTTTTTGAACTTTCAACATAA
- the LOC107785414 gene encoding GDSL esterase/lipase 5-like isoform X2 translates to MHYYWRIRHVSCHIFEESEQHSFASAGSGVSNETNRRFLMFDPGNNNYINTITDFQANFRPYGESFFKHPTGRFSDGRLIPDFIAEYAKLPLIPSYFQIGKQHFVHGVNFASGGSGVLVETLRGFVIDLKTQLKHFKKVAKLLKKKVGATESKRIISSAVYILSTGNNDFLIPVLANSPIPYPEREYLQMIMGNLTSVLKGIYKKGGRKFVMFTAAPLGCVPIIRALNVQKGVKNGNCIEEEITNSAKMYNSALPKMLKQLEKQLPGFKFTIFNFFNVFAESIDNPTKYGFKTSKTACCGSGPFRGIFSCGGKRHVKEYELCKNVKDYLFFDSVHPTELAYEQYAELLWNGTTDVVAPYNLKSFFELST, encoded by the exons atgcactactattggaggatccgacacgtatCCTGCCACATTTtcgaagagtccgagcaacatagctttGCATCAGCCGGTTCTGGCGTTTCGAATGAAACCAATCGTCGCTTTTTAA TGTTCGATCCTGGGAATAATAACTACATCAATACCATTACTGACTTCCAAGCAAATTTTCGGCCATATGGAGAATCATTCTTCAAGCACCCTACTGGAAGGTTCTCTGATGGACGTCTCATTCCTGATTTTATCG CTGAATATGCTAAATTGCCATTGATTCCATCATATTTCCAAATTGGCAAGCAACATTTTGTTCATGGGGTAAACTTTGCATCAGGCGGTTCTGGTGTTTTGGTCGAAACCCTACGTGGCTTT GTAATAGATCTTAAAACACAGTTGAAACATTTTAAAAAAGTGGCAAAATTGTTGAAGAAGAAGGTCGGGGCAACAGAGTCCAAACGAATCATCTCCAGTGCTGTATATATACTTAGCACTGGCAATAATGATTTTTTGATTCCTGTTTTAGCAAATTCGCCTATTCCATATCCTGAGAGGGAATATCTACAGATGATTATGGGCAATTTGACATCTGTTTTGAAG GGAATTTACAAGAAAGGAGGGAGAAAATTTGTCATGTTTACTGCGGCTCCCTTAGGTTGTGTCCCTATAATTAGGGCGCTTAATGTTCAAAAGGGAGTTAAGAATGGCAATTGCATAGAGGAGGAGATCACAAACTCGGCGAAAATGTATAATTCAGCTCTCCCAAAAATGCTCAAACAACTGGAGAAGCAATTGCCTGGATTTAAGTTTACAATATTCAACTTCTTCAATGTATTTGCTGAAAGCATTGATAATCCGACAAAATATG GTTTTAAGACATCAAAGACGGCTTGTTGTGGGTCGGGTCCATTTCGAGGGATTTTTAGTTGTGGAGGCAAGAGGCACGTAAAAGAGTACGAGTTATGTAAGAACGTGAAAGATTACTTGTTTTTCGATTCTGTTCACCCGACTGAGCTGGCCTACGAACAATACGCTGAATTACTGTGGAACGGAACAACAGATGTCGTTGCACCTTACAATCTAAAATCCTTTTTTGAACTTTCAACATAA